The Toxorhynchites rutilus septentrionalis strain SRP chromosome 3, ASM2978413v1, whole genome shotgun sequence genome includes a region encoding these proteins:
- the LOC129774455 gene encoding uncharacterized protein LOC129774455 yields the protein MWQNLCENCLKQHFGEPCQSGNCRKCNLPHHTHLHEALQSKVDSTPVHVTAATISPSGSYSMSQTPIASVGPATDFMDTNVLLLTATIHVFDKFGRPHACRAVLDGASHTSHITQDLCQKLGLPTTEVDFEFGGIADTSGHASKGALVTPINTKDWPIPGSIPLADPQFHHPGKICMLLGNKLFFQLLEPGTIKLGSDDGLPVLQNTKLGWVVSGGYKDGGIQSDAYAPSCLLTASKNTLSDQLRKFWELEEYTNLSPHLNDEEILCEEHFAKHTFREGNGKFVVRLPYSESPTSLGKSRDIAEKRLLHLERKLERNADLKQQYFSFMREYIDLGHMSPATISGSENCVFLPRHCVVKEDSTTTKCRVVYDASAKTSSGKSLNDPSSDPSPVPVPNGSTRG from the exons ATGTG GCAGAACCTCTGCGAGAACTGCCTGAAGCAACATTTCGGCGAGCCTTGCCAGTCCGGAAATTGCCGAAAATGCAATCTTCCTCATCACACTCACCTTCACGAGGCCCTCCAATCAAAGGTCGACTCAACTCCCGTTCACGTCACAGCGGCAACAATCAGTCCTTCTGGTTCGTATTCGATGTCGCAAACGCCAATCGCATCCGTTGGTCCAGCAACTGACTTCATGGACACTAACGTTCTTCTTCTGACTGCAACTATACATGTCTTCGACAAGTTTGGGCGTCCACATGCTTGTAGAGCTGTGCTTGATGGTGCTTCCCACACCAGCCACATTACTCAGGATCTATGCCAGAAATTGGGTCTTCCTACAACTGAAGTAGACTTCGAGTTCGGTGGTATTGCTGATACATCCGGGCACGCGAGCAAAGGAGCACTGGTTAC ACCGATCAACACTAAGGATTGGCCAATTCCTGGATCGATTCCGTTGGCTGATCCCCAGTTTCACCATCCAGGAAAAATATGTATGCTTCTCGGCAATAAGCTTTTTTTCCAGTTGCTCGAACCGGGAACAATCAAACTTGGATCAGACGACGGACTTCCGGTTCTCCAAAATACCAAGCTAGGATGGGTAGTTTCTGGTGGCTACAAAGATGGTGGCATTCAATCAGACGCCTATGCTCCGTCGTGTTTATTAACAGCGTCCAAAAATACACTCTCCGATCAACTCCGCAAATTCTGGGAGTTGGAGGAGTACACGAATCTTTCTCCGCACCTAAACGACGAGGAGATCCTTTGCGAAGAGCATTTCGCTAAACATACATTCCGTGAAGGTAACGGAAAATTCGTTGTTCGACTTCCATACTCGGAAAGCCCCACTTCTCTCGGTAAATCGAGAGACATTGCTGAAAAAAGATTACTCCACCTCGAGCGCAAATTGGAAAGAAATGCTGatttaaaacaacaatactttTCGTTCATGCGAGAATACATCGATCTCGGGCATATGAGTCCCGCCACTATCTCTGGTTCGGAAAACTGTGTTTTTCTTCCACGTCATTGCGTTGTGAAGGAGGATAGTACGACGACGAAGTGCCGAGTCGTCTACGACGCCTCAGCCAAAACGAGCAGTGGCAAGTCTCTTAACGATCCTTCATCCGATCCTTCTCCGGTTCCGGTTCCCAACGGTAGTACTCGCGGGTGA
- the LOC129774456 gene encoding uncharacterized protein LOC129774456, which produces MKIPIEINEPNTIKALGIHWQPCSDEFLFSIRSPKILQPTKRIILSNIASLFNPLGLLAPIIIQAKLLMQRLWELKVDWDVIPPGELTNIWQVFVQNLALLNSFQVPRRVIGINRTSRIFLHGYSDASERAMGACIYIRAVDDADNYSSNLLCAKSKIAPIGNRRMTLPRLELCAAVILSRLINNVTNAINQPLYEVRAWVDSNVVLAWLNGGASRWKTFVANRVAEITTHLPAANWSHIASENNPADLISR; this is translated from the coding sequence ATGAAAATCCCTATCGAGATCAACGAACCCAACACCATCAAGGCTCTCGGAATCCACTGGCAGCCGTGTAGTGACGAATTTCTGTTCAGCATTCGATCACCCAAGATCCTTCAGCCCACAAAGCGCATCATTCTTTCGAACATTGCTAGCCTCTTCAACCCGCTCGGCCTGCTCGCGCCTATCATCATCCAAGCAAAGCTATTGATGCAACGTTTGTGGGAACTGAAGGTGGACTGGGATGTTATTCCCCCCGGTGAGTTGACTAATATCTGGCAAGTTTTCGTACAAAATCTGGCGCTTCTCAATTCATTTCAGGTTCCTAGACGAGTAATTGGCATCAACAGAACGTCGCGCATCTTCCTACACGGCTACAGTGATGCATCCGAGCGAGCCATGGGTGCCTGCATATACATCCGAGCAGTGGACGATGCTGATAATTATAGCTCTAATCTTCTGTGCGCAAAGTCCAAGATTGCACCAATTGGGAATAGAAGAATGACGCTGCCACGATTGGAGTTATGTGCAGCAGTGATCCTCTCACGTCTAATCAACAACGTAACCAACGCCATCAATCAACCCCTCTATGAGGTACGAGCATGGGTTGATTCAAATGTTGTGCTGGCTTGGCTGAACGGAGGTGCGTCTCGCTGGAAAACCTTTGTTGCCAACCGGGTGGCAGAAATCACTACTCACCTACCGGCTGCCAATTGGAGTCACATCGCCTCGGAAAATAATCCCGCAGATCTTATTTCGCGTTGA
- the LOC129774457 gene encoding uncharacterized protein LOC129774457, which translates to MGEQGDTIDLPMLTNADHQNIDREQRAIVVSLITTYENDFLDGVMARCYPDFQMLLRVTARILRLSSRGSRSTSRLLPRELDRAQTVYIRHTQQKHSQEELDCLRHQREVSSHSSLHQLKPFLDENGVLRVGGRLQQSGLSYDVRHPILIPRHSILTSYILNHEHIVHHHCGPQTLLAVSRRRFWIISGASAARKIYRQCVRCARIKPTSKNQQMGQLPSERVQPNPPFAITGVDYAGPVSIVGRRTRGANQSKGYIALFICFTTKAVHMEAVCELTTAAFLAAFTRFSSRYGLPSKMFSDNATNFRSTAKQFREMYVQLNSSLHNDQVTDFLTDKGVEWNFIPPRSPHHGGLWESAIKVAKQHLSKITKNYIFTFEELSTLIAQISATMNSRPLTPISNRPMDAQPLTPAHLLIGRALTTVPEVNLLERQNSSLSRWQFIQRLSQEFRSRWQTEYVRSLQRMSKWQRPSQNVSVGDFVLLVDDNSKPKQWPTDREKKKLDNNKEDESGFPEASNFGDTPKSRPKWKSAFSSTARSLPPSTGVIIGTRSRFMGHN; encoded by the exons ATGGGAGAGCAAGGTGATACAATCGACCTCCCTATGCTAACCAACGCTGACCATCAGAATATTGATAGGGAACAAAGAGCAATTGTTGTCTCTCTCATCACTACCTACGAAAACGACTTTCTCGATGGAGTAATGGCGCGATGTTATCCCGATTTCCAAATGCTGCTTCGGGTCACTGCTCGTATTCTTCGGTTGAGTTCCAGGGGCTCTCGATCGACGTCTCGTCTCTTACCACGTGAGCTGGATCGAGCTCAAACAGTTTACATTCGTCACACTCAGCAAAAACATTCCCAAGAAGAACTTGATTGTTTGCGACATCAACGTGAGGTCAGCTCTCACAGCAGTTTGCACCAACTCAAACCATTCTTGGACGAAAATGGAGTGCTCAGGGTGGGCGGCCGGCTTCAACAATCAGGCCTTAGCTACGACGTACGGCACCCTATATTAATACCTCGACATTCTATCCTCACATCATATATTTTGAACCATGAGCACATTGTGCATCACCATTGTGGTCCCCAAACACTCCTGGCCGTGTCACGTAGGCGATTCTGGATCATCAGTGGTGCAAGTGCAGCAAGGAAAATTTATCGTCAATGTGTGAGGTGTGCTCGCATTAAGCCAACGTCGAAGAATCAACAAATGGGTCAGCTGCCATCTGAACGAGTGCAACCAAATCCACCATTTGCTATTACTGGCGTGGACTATGCCGGTCCGGTCAGCATTGTTGGACGTAGGACAAGAGGTGCAAACCAAAGTAAGGGATATATCGCACTTTTCATTTGCTTTACAACAAAGGCCGTGCACATGGAAGCCGTGTGTGAACTTACAACTGCTGCTTTCCTGGCAGCATTCACTCGCTTCTCCAGCCGCTACGGATTGCCGTCGAAAATGTTTTCGGACAATGCAACCAATTTTCGCTCGACAGCTAAACAATTTCGAGAAATGTACGTGCAGCTCAACTCTTCTTTACACAACGATCAAGTCACTGACTTTCTGACCGACAAGGGAGTGGAGTGGAATTTCATCCCACCTCGGTCTCCACACCATGGCGGATTATGGGAATCCGCAATCAAGGTTGCTAAGCAGCATTTGTCGAAGATAACCAAAAATTACATCTTCACTTTCGAGGAACTGTCCACGCTAATCGCTCAAATCTCAGCCACCATGAACTCAAGACCTCTCACACCGATCTCCAACAGACCAATGGATGCACAGCCTCTCACCCCTGCTCATCTTCTCATTGGTCGGGCGCTCACCACCGTTCCTGAAGTTAACTTACTGGAGCGGcaaaattcatcgctatcacgTTGGCAGTTCATTCAGCGCCTCTCACAAGAATTCCGTAGCAGATGGCAGACAGAGTACGTGCGTTCCTTGCAGCGGATGTCGAAATGGCAACGACCATCGCAAAATGTTTCGGTCGGAGACTTCGTTCTTCTGGTGGATGACAATTCTAAGCCAAAGCAATGGCCTACGG ATCGCGAGAAAAAAAAGCTCGACAACAACAAGGAAGACGAGAGTGGTTTTCCCGAAGCTTCAAATTTTGGAGATACCCCCAAATCTCGACCAAAGTGGAAAAGTGCATTTTCATCGACCGCACGATCACTTCCGCCCTCGACGGGTGTCATTATCGGCACCAGGAGCCGATTTATGGGACATAATTAA